In Brevundimonas sp. SGAir0440, one DNA window encodes the following:
- a CDS encoding acyltransferase: protein MGERFYGVQALRFAAATAVVVTHAVDLAGTRLGLETALAGGTLENFGAVGVDVFFVISGFIIATTTQGQTGVGAAGAFLWRRFRRVAPIYWLLSLPILIGMARGGTLSPEVAAATFLFWPFSGLEMTFPALGPGWTLCFEMLFYAGFGLAIAGGRRVGWRLVGAYAAMLAAGLVVAAPVLRFWGAPIIVEFLLGVGIAWVWRFAPPRLGLWAVGLAMLGFGLGLVVGYGGIDDVRALNDPWNGLRRAVIWGLPSALLVFGVVRMERTDRAPGRLSQAAAFMGDASYSIYLVHGLVIRALGRMFESGMVALPGDAVVGLTVIASLAAGAVVHVWIERPMLKLMRPLSRRERA from the coding sequence ATGGGGGAGCGGTTCTACGGGGTGCAGGCGCTGCGGTTCGCGGCGGCGACGGCGGTGGTCGTCACGCACGCCGTGGATCTGGCCGGGACGCGGCTGGGGCTGGAGACCGCGCTGGCCGGTGGGACGCTGGAGAACTTCGGCGCCGTGGGCGTGGACGTGTTTTTCGTCATCAGCGGCTTCATCATCGCCACGACGACGCAGGGTCAGACGGGCGTGGGCGCGGCCGGGGCCTTTCTGTGGCGGCGGTTTCGGCGGGTGGCGCCGATCTACTGGCTGCTGTCGCTGCCGATCCTGATCGGGATGGCGCGGGGCGGGACGCTGAGCCCGGAGGTGGCGGCAGCGACGTTCCTGTTCTGGCCGTTCAGCGGGCTGGAGATGACGTTTCCGGCGCTGGGGCCGGGGTGGACCCTGTGTTTCGAAATGCTGTTCTACGCCGGGTTTGGGCTGGCGATAGCGGGCGGCCGGCGGGTCGGCTGGAGGCTGGTCGGGGCCTATGCGGCGATGCTGGCGGCCGGATTGGTCGTGGCGGCGCCGGTTCTGAGGTTCTGGGGCGCGCCGATCATTGTGGAGTTTCTGCTGGGCGTCGGGATCGCCTGGGTTTGGCGGTTCGCGCCGCCTCGGTTGGGGCTGTGGGCGGTCGGTCTGGCGATGCTCGGGTTCGGGCTGGGCCTGGTGGTCGGCTATGGCGGCATCGACGATGTGCGGGCGCTGAACGATCCGTGGAACGGGTTGAGGCGGGCAGTGATCTGGGGTCTGCCCAGCGCCCTGCTGGTGTTCGGCGTGGTGCGGATGGAGCGGACGGACCGGGCGCCGGGGCGGCTGTCGCAGGCGGCGGCCTTCATGGGGGATGCGTCCTATTCGATCTATCTGGTCCATGGGCTGGTGATCCGGGCTTTGGGGCGGATGTTCGAGAGCGGGATGGTCGCCCTGCCGGGGGATGCGGTGGTGGGGCTGACTGTGATCGCCAGTCTGGCGGCGGGGGCGGTCGTGCATGTGTGGATCGAGCGGCCGATGCTGAAACTTATGCGCCCCCTCTCCCGGCGGGAGAGGGCTTGA
- a CDS encoding SGNH/GDSL hydrolase family protein, translating into MSGVEIGAATAAPGGVLGRARFSVPDLPVWSAAVRTMQAGGREARLLCIGDSVTQGYGAVSGGWTPNGRAGAWPERLAAMMSGRGLPASAASVAGAGAADGASGGYPAYDPRVTMGAGWSVNALTGMGGKLFSGAASSTGVWSFQPNGPVDRFDLWAVTNTALGVLTVETDGLVRATVNTTKAASMEVTTVAFPETTGPVSVRWASGGAVFITGGIAWRSDVKRARVINAGWGGARIADWITTDQPYRAYGSIPAAAPDLSVVCLTINDWNAGTAVATYKAGLGTLVDRCLTTGDVLLMTGCPSDPTQGKASYATQAAIRDAVLEVAATRGLAAPIDGTALFGGSFAGGLMFDSVHPNAAGQARIAEAVRARVMI; encoded by the coding sequence ATGTCGGGCGTCGAGATCGGAGCGGCGACGGCGGCGCCGGGCGGGGTGCTGGGGCGGGCGCGGTTCTCCGTGCCCGATCTGCCCGTCTGGTCGGCGGCGGTCAGGACCATGCAGGCGGGCGGGCGCGAGGCGCGGCTGCTGTGCATCGGCGACAGCGTGACCCAAGGCTATGGCGCGGTCTCCGGCGGTTGGACGCCGAACGGTCGGGCGGGCGCCTGGCCCGAGCGGCTGGCGGCGATGATGAGCGGGCGGGGCCTGCCGGCGTCGGCGGCGTCGGTGGCGGGCGCCGGAGCGGCGGACGGGGCGAGCGGGGGTTATCCCGCCTATGATCCGCGCGTGACGATGGGCGCTGGATGGAGCGTCAACGCCCTGACCGGGATGGGCGGCAAGCTGTTTTCGGGCGCGGCGTCGTCGACGGGCGTCTGGAGTTTTCAGCCGAACGGGCCGGTCGATCGGTTCGATCTGTGGGCCGTGACCAACACGGCGCTGGGGGTGCTGACGGTCGAGACGGACGGGTTGGTGCGGGCGACCGTGAACACCACCAAGGCGGCGTCGATGGAGGTCACGACGGTGGCCTTTCCCGAGACGACCGGGCCGGTGAGCGTGCGCTGGGCCTCGGGCGGGGCGGTGTTCATCACGGGCGGGATCGCGTGGCGGTCGGACGTCAAGCGGGCGCGGGTGATCAATGCGGGGTGGGGCGGGGCCCGGATCGCGGACTGGATCACGACGGATCAGCCGTACCGGGCGTATGGCTCGATCCCGGCGGCGGCGCCTGATCTGTCGGTCGTGTGTCTGACGATCAACGACTGGAACGCGGGGACGGCGGTGGCGACCTACAAGGCCGGGCTGGGGACGCTGGTGGATCGGTGCCTGACGACGGGGGACGTGTTGCTGATGACCGGATGTCCGTCCGATCCGACCCAGGGCAAGGCGAGCTATGCAACGCAAGCCGCGATCCGCGATGCGGTTTTGGAGGTCGCGGCGACGCGAGGGTTGGCGGCGCCCATCGACGGGACGGCCCTGTTCGGCGGGAGTTTCGCCGGCGGGCTGATGTTCGATTCCGTCCATCCCAATGCGGCGGGCCAGGCGAGGATCGCCGAGGCTGTGCGAGCGCGGGTGATGATCTGA
- a CDS encoding terminase large subunit domain-containing protein, producing MWGNQSAAYAFSAEDPDSLRGPQFHAAWADEFCAWRRPEMVLSNLRFGLRLGASPLLAVTTTPRPIPALRRLMAEAGTVTERAATALNAQNLSPGFLAHLNDVYGGTRLAAQELEGVVVEGEGALFRIADLKRARGARPAELDRIVVAVDPPATATGDACGIVVVGRKGRHAFVLADRTVQGRSPQSWGGAVSAAAQEFGAHEVVAESNQGGDMVRSVLAITACPCRIEMVHASRSKAARAEPVALLYEQGRVVHCDAFAALEEEMLALGSEGGPSPDRADALVWAITRLMLGPQSAPRISRL from the coding sequence GTGTGGGGCAATCAATCGGCGGCCTATGCGTTTTCGGCCGAGGATCCCGACAGTCTGAGGGGGCCGCAGTTTCACGCCGCCTGGGCGGACGAATTCTGCGCCTGGCGACGGCCGGAAATGGTGCTGTCGAACCTGAGGTTTGGACTGCGGCTGGGGGCCTCGCCCCTGCTGGCGGTGACGACGACGCCCCGGCCGATCCCGGCGCTGAGACGACTGATGGCCGAGGCGGGGACGGTGACGGAACGGGCGGCGACGGCCCTGAACGCGCAGAACCTGTCGCCCGGCTTTCTGGCGCATCTGAACGACGTCTATGGCGGGACGCGGCTGGCGGCGCAGGAGCTGGAAGGCGTGGTGGTCGAGGGCGAGGGCGCCCTGTTCCGCATCGCGGATCTGAAGCGGGCCAGGGGCGCGCGGCCGGCCGAACTGGACCGGATCGTCGTGGCGGTCGATCCGCCGGCGACCGCGACCGGAGACGCCTGCGGCATCGTGGTCGTGGGGCGAAAAGGTCGCCACGCCTTCGTGCTGGCTGACCGGACGGTGCAGGGGCGCTCGCCCCAGAGCTGGGGCGGGGCGGTCAGCGCGGCCGCGCAAGAATTCGGCGCGCACGAGGTGGTCGCCGAGAGCAATCAGGGCGGCGACATGGTGCGCTCGGTCCTGGCCATCACCGCGTGTCCGTGCCGGATCGAGATGGTCCACGCGTCGCGGTCGAAGGCTGCACGGGCCGAGCCGGTGGCCCTGCTCTATGAACAGGGGCGGGTGGTCCACTGCGACGCCTTCGCGGCGCTGGAAGAAGAGATGCTGGCGCTGGGCAGCGAGGGCGGACCCAGCCCGGATCGGGCCGACGCCCTCGTGTGGGCGATCACGCGGCTGATGCTGGGGCCGCAGTCGGCGCCGAGGATAAGCCGGCTTTAG